The Virgibacillus dokdonensis genome includes a window with the following:
- a CDS encoding PTS lactose/cellobiose transporter subunit IIA: protein MDQTTEIAFQIILHAGNGKSSVMEAIQEAKIGNFNKADQLVEEAAEELGKAHEYQTKLLHNEARGEGNIINVMLIHSQDHLMTSMTMRDLAIEIIEIYRNK, encoded by the coding sequence ATGGATCAAACAACTGAAATTGCTTTTCAAATTATTTTACATGCTGGTAATGGAAAATCTAGTGTGATGGAAGCAATCCAAGAAGCGAAAATAGGGAATTTTAATAAAGCAGATCAATTAGTTGAAGAAGCAGCAGAAGAACTTGGAAAAGCACATGAATATCAAACGAAATTATTACACAATGAAGCTCGAGGAGAAGGAAACATTATTAACGTTATGCTCATTCACTCACAAGACCATTTAATGACTTCTATGACGATGAGGGATTTAGCAATCGAAATTATTGAGATTTATCGTAATAAATAG
- a CDS encoding glycoside hydrolase family 1 protein, with protein sequence MTVEYKFPANFWWGSATSATQIEGAAEKDGKAKNIWDYWYETEPNRFFDQVGPARASDFYQRYKEDIQLMKQIGHNSFRLSISWSRLMPNGQMNEQAVEFYNGVINELIDNDIEPFVNLFHFDMPLAYQQFGGWENREVVDSYQSYAEMCFKLFGDRVKKWFTFNEPIVPVEGGYLYDFHYPNIVDAQKAVQVAYHTMIANAKVIKAFRKLNDPHSQIGIILNLTPSYPRSSNPVDLRASKIADLFFNRSFLDPAVLGEYPDELIAILKEHGQLPQTKQGDKELLKNNTVDILGINYYQPRRVKAKEYLPNPYAPFMPDMFFDLYEMPGRKMNPHRGWEIYEKGIYDILMNLKENYGNISSFISENGMGVQNEERFIKEGQIQDEYRIEFIREHLKWVHRAVQEKCNVKGYHLWTFMDNWSWMNAYKNRYGFYSVDLNTMGRKPKKSAEWFKEVSLNNGF encoded by the coding sequence TTGACAGTAGAATATAAATTTCCAGCAAATTTTTGGTGGGGAAGTGCAACGTCTGCTACGCAAATAGAAGGTGCAGCAGAAAAAGATGGGAAAGCGAAAAACATCTGGGATTATTGGTATGAAACCGAACCGAATCGTTTTTTTGACCAAGTAGGTCCAGCGAGAGCATCTGATTTTTATCAACGATATAAGGAAGATATTCAATTAATGAAACAGATTGGACATAATAGTTTTCGTCTATCTATTTCATGGTCCCGTTTAATGCCGAACGGACAAATGAATGAACAAGCGGTAGAATTTTATAATGGTGTGATTAATGAATTAATAGACAATGATATCGAGCCATTCGTTAATCTATTTCACTTTGATATGCCACTTGCTTACCAACAATTTGGTGGATGGGAAAATCGCGAAGTTGTAGATAGCTATCAATCTTATGCGGAGATGTGTTTCAAACTTTTTGGTGATCGAGTGAAAAAATGGTTTACATTCAATGAGCCGATTGTCCCTGTTGAAGGTGGGTATCTGTACGATTTTCATTATCCTAATATTGTGGATGCTCAAAAAGCGGTGCAAGTAGCATACCATACGATGATTGCTAACGCAAAAGTAATTAAGGCTTTTCGTAAGCTAAATGATCCACATAGTCAAATTGGAATTATATTAAATTTAACACCATCTTATCCAAGAAGCAGTAACCCAGTTGATCTACGTGCTTCAAAAATAGCAGATCTATTTTTTAACCGTAGTTTCTTGGATCCAGCTGTATTAGGTGAATATCCTGATGAGCTAATTGCCATCCTAAAAGAACATGGTCAGTTACCGCAAACAAAACAGGGTGATAAAGAACTACTAAAAAACAATACGGTAGATATTTTAGGAATTAATTATTACCAGCCACGTCGTGTGAAAGCAAAAGAATATTTACCTAATCCATACGCTCCATTTATGCCTGATATGTTTTTTGATCTTTATGAAATGCCAGGTAGAAAAATGAACCCGCATCGTGGATGGGAAATATACGAAAAAGGTATTTACGATATCTTAATGAATTTAAAGGAAAACTATGGTAATATATCGTCGTTTATTTCTGAAAATGGCATGGGCGTTCAGAATGAAGAGCGATTTATAAAAGAGGGTCAAATTCAAGATGAATACCGCATTGAATTTATTCGGGAACATTTAAAATGGGTACATCGAGCTGTGCAAGAAAAATGCAATGTGAAAGGGTATCATTTATGGACATTTATGGATAACTGGTCTTGGATGAATGCCTACAAAAATCGCTATGGATTTTATTCTGTGGACTTAAATACGATGGGGCGGAAACCGAAAAAGAGTGCAGAATGGTTTAAAGAAGTGTCTCTAAACAATGGTTTTTAG